One Orrella dioscoreae genomic window carries:
- the tadA gene encoding tRNA adenosine(34) deaminase TadA, which produces MVPQAAGAAATRAADEACMALALRAAQQAWDIGEVPVGAVLVDAQGELVATGHNRVIVDSDPTAHAEIVALRAAARQAGNYRLPGATLYVTLEPCAMCMGAMLHARLARVVYGAADPKTGCCGSVLDVGGVRQLNHQTRYEGGVLEARCGELLRDFFRERRRKPSAPTAPAVDDDQDISS; this is translated from the coding sequence CTGGTCCCGCAGGCCGCTGGCGCTGCCGCCACGCGGGCCGCCGACGAAGCCTGCATGGCCCTGGCGCTGCGCGCGGCGCAGCAGGCCTGGGATATCGGCGAAGTGCCGGTGGGCGCGGTGCTGGTCGATGCGCAGGGCGAGCTCGTGGCCACCGGCCACAACCGCGTCATCGTCGACAGCGATCCCACGGCCCACGCGGAGATCGTCGCGCTGCGCGCCGCCGCGCGGCAGGCCGGCAACTACCGGCTGCCCGGCGCCACCCTGTACGTCACGCTGGAGCCTTGCGCCATGTGCATGGGCGCCATGCTGCACGCGCGCCTGGCGCGCGTGGTCTACGGCGCCGCCGATCCCAAGACGGGCTGCTGCGGCAGCGTCCTGGACGTCGGGGGCGTGCGCCAGCTCAATCACCAGACCCGTTACGAAGGCGGCGTGCTGGAAGCGCGTTGCGGCGAGCTGCTGCGCGACTTCTTCCGCGAACGCCGCCGCAAGCCTTCCGCCCCCACGGCGCCCGCCGTGGACGACGACCAGGATATTTCTTCATGA
- a CDS encoding HAD family hydrolase: MSDVIALIFDFDDTLAPDSTSGFLDSMGVDTASFWKDQVDPLLAQDWDPVPAYLHRMIELSREGSHGRITRERLRAWGQSLPLHDGVPTLFSRLRQAVRQAHPQVQLEFYLISSGIGDVVRATPIAHEFTEIWASEFTYDDAGGIVFPRRIVSFTDKTRYLFHIQKGIIGPAYVGKPFEVNRKVPEDRLRIPFEQMIFVGDGYTDIPCFSVIRRAGGFAFGVWDRKHRDKRSRAWGFIEDGRVSNLNQARYDDDAELYQWLEEAVTSLAGRIALKSRVYRG; encoded by the coding sequence ATGTCCGATGTCATTGCCCTGATCTTCGATTTCGACGACACGCTGGCGCCCGACAGCACCTCGGGTTTTCTCGACAGCATGGGCGTCGACACCGCGAGCTTCTGGAAAGACCAGGTCGACCCGCTGCTCGCCCAGGACTGGGATCCCGTCCCGGCCTATCTCCACCGCATGATCGAGCTCTCGCGCGAAGGCAGCCACGGCCGCATCACGCGCGAGCGCCTGCGTGCCTGGGGCCAGTCGCTGCCCCTGCATGACGGCGTGCCCACGCTGTTCTCGCGCCTGCGCCAGGCCGTACGCCAGGCGCATCCGCAGGTGCAGCTCGAGTTCTACCTGATCTCCAGCGGCATCGGCGACGTGGTGCGCGCCACGCCCATCGCGCACGAGTTCACCGAGATCTGGGCCTCCGAGTTCACCTACGACGACGCCGGCGGAATCGTCTTCCCGCGCCGCATCGTCAGCTTCACCGACAAGACCCGTTATCTCTTCCACATCCAGAAGGGCATCATCGGCCCGGCCTACGTGGGCAAACCTTTCGAGGTCAATCGCAAGGTGCCCGAAGACCGTCTGCGCATCCCGTTCGAGCAGATGATCTTCGTGGGCGACGGCTACACCGACATCCCGTGTTTCTCGGTCATCCGCCGCGCCGGTGGCTTCGCCTTCGGCGTGTGGGACCGCAAGCACCGCGACAAGCGCAGCCGGGCATGGGGCTTCATCGAGGATGGCCGCGTGTCGAACCTGAACCAGGCGCGCTACGACGACGATGCCGAGCTCTATCAATGGCTGGAAGAGGCAGTCACCAGCCTGGCCGGGCGCATCGCGCTGAAGTCGCGTGTGTACCGTGGCTGA